The following coding sequences lie in one Miscanthus floridulus cultivar M001 chromosome 9, ASM1932011v1, whole genome shotgun sequence genomic window:
- the LOC136482861 gene encoding tyrosine decarboxylase 1-like, with protein MGSLPLDHALFSLNPDTFAEESTAVVDFLARYYRDIERYPVMAPDAKPGSMHKVFPDAAPETGESMDRILDDVQRDVLPGLTHWQSPSFFAYFQANASGAGFAGEMLSAGLNVVPFMWKASPVATELEQVVVDWMAGLLGLPELFCFAGGGGGVLHGSTCEAVVCTLAAARDRAISRLGHAAILRMIVYSSDQTHATFQKGARIVGIPPANFRVLHTTAESGYGLSADTVRAAVEEDVARGLVPLYLCATVGTTGLGAIDPVRELGQVARCYGMWLHIDAAYAGSAAICPEFRCHLDGAELADSVSMNPHKWFLTNMDCCCLWVADPTALTSALSTDPEVLKNVGSGGDVSTIDYKDWQIALSRRFRAIKLWVVLRRYGAAGMRNYIRRHVRMAEWFELAVVADERFEVVVPRNFSLVCFRLRPRLGIDDDAVDGLNRQLLAAVNASGRAFMTHFVMDGKFVIRLAVGGAMTEMRHVRDVWELLKEKANELVGGS; from the exons ATGGGTAGCCTTCCACTGGACCACGCCCTTTTCTCCCTAAACCCGGATACATTCGCTGAGGAATCGACCGCCGTGGTCGACTTCCTCGCCCGCTACTACCGCGACATCGAGCGGTACCCTGTCATGGCCCCCGACGCCAAGCCAGGGTCCATGCACAAGGTTTTCCCCGACGCGGCGCCCGAGACGGGCGAGTCCATGGACCGAATCCTTGACGACGTGCAGCGGGACGTCCTCCCGGGGCTGACGCACTGGCAGAGCCCCAGCTTCTTCGCCTACTTCCAAGCGAACGCGAGCGGCGCGGGGTTCGCCGGCGAGATGCTGTCGGCCGGCCTCAACGTTGTGCCATTCATGTGGAAGGCGTCGCCCGTGGCCACCGAGTTGGAGCAGGTCGTGGTGGATTGGATGGCCGGGCTCCTCGGACTGCCGGAGCTATTCTGCTTcgcgggaggcggcggcggcgtgctgcACGGGAGCACGTGCGAGGCCGTGGTGTGCACCCTTGCCGCTGCGCGCGACCGTGCGATCAGCAGGCTCGGCCATGCTGCCATCCTTAGGATGATCGTATACTCCTCCGACCAGACCCACGCCACCTTCCAGAAGGGTGCCAGGATCGTCGGCATCCCTCCGGCGAACTTCCGTGTCCTGCACACGACGGCGGAGTCCGGATACGGCCTGAGTGCGGACACTGTCCGAGCAGCGGTCGAGGAGGACGTCGCCCGTGGACTGGTTCCTCTGTACCTGTGCGCTACCGTCGGCACGACTGGTCTCGGCGCCATTGACCCAGTCCGCGAGCTCGGTCAGGTGGCGCGCTGTTATG GAATGTGGCTGCACATCGACGCCGCATACGCCGGCAGCGCGGCGATTTGCCCAGAGTTCAGGTGTCACctcgatggcgccgagctcgcgGACTCGGTGAGCATGAACCCACACAAGTGGTTCCTCACCAACATGGACTGCTGCTGCCTCTGGGTGGCAGACCCGACCGCCCTCACCAGCGCACTGTCCACTGACCCGGAGGTTCTCAAGAACGTCGGCAGCGGCGGTGATGTGTCAACCATCGACTACAAGGACTGGCAGATCGCACTGTCACGACGCTTCCGCGCCATCAAGCTCTGGGTGGTGCTGCGGCGCTATGGAGCGGCGGGCATGCGCAACTACATCCGGAGGCATGTTCGGATGGCCGAGTGGTTCGAGCTCGCAGTGGTGGCGGACGAGCGCTTCGAAGTCGTGGTGCCGAGGAACTTCTCGCTGGTGTGCTTCCGTCTCCGCCCGCGGCTCGGGATCGATGATGACGCGGTGGATGGTCTGAACCGCCAGCTCCTTGCTGCTGTGAATGCGAGCGGGCGGGCTTTCATGACGCACTTCGTCATGGACGGCAAGTTCGTCATCCGGCTCGCCGTTGGCGGGGCCATGACCGAGATGCGCCATGTCCGGGACGTGTGGGAGCTTCTCAAGGAGAAGGCTAATGAATTAGTTGGGGGCTCATGA